In a single window of the Lacerta agilis isolate rLacAgi1 chromosome 15, rLacAgi1.pri, whole genome shotgun sequence genome:
- the C2CD2L gene encoding phospholipid transfer protein C2CD2L produces MEPEPEPEPEPGLSLGWAALVLLFAASLLTVSAWLLQFARGLWRGRRRPAKEAPPLPSRGRAAAAAAGLWASLRRLGSAREVAGSEAAAGARGLLASLFAFRAFRENWQRAWLRALNEQARRHGSSVQITFEESPQQLPAVKIDHVTCTDQSDRSMMLCCHLSASTLQFPVSVTQQSPAAVSMDTYHVTLAVLRAQLEIHLEEIQDEGLLVSWAFKDRPELNLSVVPRLQLREENDGKVDLSTIKDLIEDSVVSTQPAMMVNLKACVAGSNAVSCNKLSQGSPSSTSAPVVPKMLLQHLRALHLGSEETRGSGQLCCVAELDSPRQLKRTKLVPSSSSSPAAEVEWTDKLVLELGPKTRELKLSVLGSSSSAEDVLLGFATIPLDSPSKEPRGHQQYTLTPGAVGKLPAGAAIAVELLYQELPELQLASSLRTSITPTKKIEMDRTIMPDGTIVTTVTTIQSRPKMDCKIDSPSRSPSKVEVTEKVTTMLPENGCPSSSPCSSRSSHVSNGLDPVAETAIRQLTDLTNKPAKKTPTKRSTLIISGVSKVPIAEDEMALSLGYAASLEATLQDDSIATGISEYGQSTTDATQQLETSYSAQRELDETTRSDISERPSLEDVESETGSTGALETRSLKDHKVNFLRSGTKLIFRRKNKQKEAGLSQSHDDLPNAGASSSGRKKSGSFSRRLIKRFSFKSKPKPKANGSTLAMDKH; encoded by the exons atggagccggagccggagccggagccggagccggggCTGAGCTTGGGCTGGGCGGCGCTGGTGCTGCTCTTCGCCGCCTCGCTGCTCACCGTCTCGGCCTGGCTCCTGCAGTTCGCCCGCGGCTTGTGGCGAGGACGGCGCCGGCCGGCGAAGGAGGCGCCGCCGTTGCCGTCGCGGGGCCGAGCTGCGGCTGCGGCCGCCGGCCTCTGGGCATCCCTGCGGCGCCTGGGCTCGGCCCGGGAAGTGGCCGGCTccgaggcggcggcgggagcCCGCGGCTTGCTGGCGTCGCTCTTCGCCTTCCGAGCCTTCCGCGAGAACTGGCAGCGAGCCTGGCTGAGAGCCCTCAACGAGCAGGCCCGCCGGCACGGG AGCTCAGTCCAGATTACATTTGAGGAGAGTCCTCAGCAACTACCGGCTGTCAAGATTGACCACGTGACGTGCACGGACCAGTCGGATCGCAGTATG atgttgtgctgCCACCTTTCTGCCAGCACCCTGCAGTTCCCTGTCTCAGTCACTCAGCAGTCTCCAGCTGCCGTTTCCATGGACACCTATCACGTCACCTTGGCTGTGCTGCGGGCCCAG TTGGAGATCCACCTGGAGGAGATTCAAGATGAAGGGCTGCTGGTATCCTGGGCATTCAAAGACAGACCAGAGCTGAACCTGTCAGTCGTTCCAAGGCTCCAGCTACGCGAA GAGAATGACGGGAAAGTTGACCTGTCCACCATAAAGGACCTGATTGAGGACTCCGTTGTCAGCACTCAGCCTGCCATGATGGTGAATCTGAAGGCCTGTGTAGCTGGCAGCAATGCG GTGTCCTGCAATAAACTTTCCCAGGGGTCCCCATCCAGCACATCTGCTCCAGTGGTGCCCAAGATGCTTCTCCAGCATCTGCGAGCTCTGCACTTGGGCTCTGAGGAGACTCGAG GAAGTGGGCAGTTGTGCTGCGTAGCAGAGCTGGACAGCCCTCGGCAGCTGAAGAGGACGAAGCTGGTGCCATCCAGCAGCTCCAGCCCTGCAGCCGAAGTGGAGTGGACGGACAAGCTCGTTCT GGAGCTTGGACCGAAGACCAGAGAGCTGAAGCTGAGTGTGCTCGGGAGCAGCAGTTCTGCAGAAG ATGTGCTCTTGGGATTTGCCACTATCCCACTGGACTCCCCCTCCAAAGAGCCACGGGGGCATCAGCAGTATACACTGACCCCCGGAGCTGTCGGGAAGctgcctgcaggagcagccattGCAGTGGAG CTGCTCTATCAGGAACTGCCGGAGCTTCAGCTGGCCTCTTCGCTGCGCACCAGCATCACACCCACCAAAAAGATTGAGATGGACCGCACCATCATGCCTGACGGGACCATCGTCACCACGGTCACCACCATCCAGTCCAGGCCCAAGATGGACTGCAAGATTG ATTCACCCTCAAGGTCTCCATCGAAGGTGGAAGTGACAGAGAAAGTGACCACGATGCTTCCAGAAAATGGCTGTCCCAGCTCTTCCCCCTGCAGTAGTA GAAGCAGCCATGTGTCCAATGGCTTGGACCCAGTGGCCGAGACGGCAATCAGGCAGCTGACAGATTTGACCAATAAACCTGCCAAAAAGACCCCAACAAAGCGAAGTACACTGATCATCTCAGGAGTTTCCAAG GTACCAATTGCCGAAGACGAGATGGCTCTCTCCCTTGGTTATGCTGCTTCGCTGGAGGCCACTCTCCAGGATGACTCCATTGCGACTGGCATATCTGAATATGGGCAGAGTACCACTGATGCCACTCAGCAGCTGGAAACCTCATACTCTGCCCAAAGGGAGCTGGATGAGACGACGCGCTCGGACATCTCCGAAAGGCCCTCGTTGGAGGATGTGGAATCCGAAACAGGCTCGACAGGTGCTCTGGAGACCAGGAGCTTGAAAGATCACAAAG TGAACTTCCTCCGGAGCGGCACCAAACTCATCTTCCGGAGGAAGAACAAGCAGAAGGAAGCCGGCCTCAGCCAGTCTCATGATGACTTGCCCAATGCAGGTGCTAGCTCCTCTGGCAGGAAGAAATCTGGCAGCTTCTCTCGGCGCCTCATCAAGCGCTTTTCTTTCAAGTCTAAGCCTAAACCCAAGGCCAACGGGAGTACATTGGCCATGGACAAGCACTGA